In Saccharomonospora marina XMU15, one genomic interval encodes:
- a CDS encoding class F sortase, with amino-acid sequence MRLSSHRYPRRPAFRGLAGVVAVVLALLTGCTGVEGTATTAPIALSGDQAAVAQQRGPAVLTESRPQRLRIPEIGVDAAGLLDLGLKPDGSMEVPPDGSTVGWYTESPTPGERGPAVLAAHVDWAGEEGAFYDLHELAPGDEVIVDRADGTVPLFRVYRVEQYRKDRFPSEKVYGDVPGAELRLITCGGEVDTEQGGYRDNIVVYARMDS; translated from the coding sequence ATGCGGCTTTCCTCGCACCGCTACCCCCGCCGGCCCGCGTTTCGCGGTCTGGCGGGGGTAGTCGCGGTTGTGCTTGCCCTGCTCACCGGCTGTACCGGTGTCGAGGGCACGGCGACCACGGCCCCGATCGCGCTGTCGGGAGATCAGGCCGCCGTGGCGCAGCAGCGGGGACCGGCCGTGTTGACCGAGTCGCGCCCGCAACGGCTGCGCATTCCCGAGATCGGCGTGGACGCCGCGGGTCTGCTCGATCTCGGGCTCAAACCCGACGGCAGCATGGAGGTACCTCCCGACGGCAGCACCGTGGGTTGGTACACCGAGTCCCCCACGCCCGGTGAGCGAGGACCCGCCGTGCTCGCCGCGCACGTCGACTGGGCGGGTGAGGAAGGCGCGTTCTACGACCTGCACGAACTCGCTCCCGGTGACGAGGTGATCGTCGATCGCGCCGACGGCACCGTCCCGTTGTTCCGGGTGTATCGGGTCGAGCAGTACCGCAAGGACCGGTTCCCGAGCGAGAAGGTCTACGGCGACGTGCCCGGTGCCGAGCTTCGTCTGATCACCTGCGGCGGCGAGGTGGACACCGAGCAGGGCGGCTACCGCGACAACATCGTGGTCTACGCGCGGATGGACTCCTGA